The following coding sequences lie in one Lacerta agilis isolate rLacAgi1 chromosome 4, rLacAgi1.pri, whole genome shotgun sequence genomic window:
- the C4H11orf65 gene encoding uncharacterized protein C11orf65 homolog, which translates to MEIKSSRSQQKHGKHSRHSTSKTDAVVELYLSEEHEKKSKAARVIQRAWRRWLDVGVFDYYKELISFRICGEPYHLMRFIDPKEAGFIDAAAGIHIRFRLGGVKFPPCIYYKIFTHRPVVDLCANSPKDYAKLASKSRPRRRFQEAGFDDRRDWYQRIENNGWRLLSNRFWKDMDPLTAKDNIQIKEFHYCKVQKKQVVERKRKRRKIEWLKKMYFGESLQAKTEDTDATVLIQRAAEGLINTLEDEGIDNIMEWEVDELLKWTNALNYEEYVKEWKEIGTSRTSSCIQGFQFTDKPIVTLGSNEIPNNIKQLVESQMNLDKESAQRKRLLQL; encoded by the exons ATGGAAATTAAATCATCCAGAAGCCAACAAAAGCATGG GAAACATTCAAGACATTCAACATCTAAAACGGATGCTGTTGTAGAATTATACCTCAGTGAGGAACAtgaaaaaaaaagtaaagcaGCAAGGGTTATTCAGAGAGCCTGGAGAAGATGGCTG GATGTCGGTGTGTTTGACTACTACAAAGAACTAATTTCCTTTAGAATATGCGGGGAACCTTACCATCTGATGAGGTTCATTGATCCTAAAGAG GCAGGATTTATAGATGCGGCAGCAGGGATTCATATAAGATTCAGACTTGGTGGT GTGAAGTTTCCTCCATGCATATATTACAAGATATTTACCCACAGACCTGTTGTGGATCTGTGTGCAAACAGTCCCAAAGACTACGCAAAGCTAGCATCCAAGTCAAGGCCACGACGAAGGTTCCAGGAAGCAGGTTTTGACGATCGCAGGGACTGGTACCAACGCATAGAGAATAATGGCTGGCGACTCCTTTCCAACAgg TTTTGGAAGGATATGGACCCCTTAACTGCTAAAGACAATATCCAAATAAAGGAATTCCACTACTGCAAGGTGCAAAAGAAACAAGttgtagaaagaaaaagaaaaagaagaaaaatagagTGGCTGAAAAAAAT GTACTTTGGCGAAAGCCTGCAAGCtaaaactgaggacacagatgcaACAGTATTAATTCAAAGAGCAGCAGAAGGGTTAATCAACACTCTGGAGGATGAAGGGATAGATAACATAATGGAATGGGAAGTGGATGAATTGCTGAAATGGACAAATGCACTCAACTACGAAGA GTATGTTAAGGAATGGAAAGAAATTGGAACAAGCAGGACTTCCAGCTGCATccaag GTTTCCAGTTTACTGACAAACCAATTGTCACTTTGGGATCTAATGAGATACCAAACAACATCAAGCAACTAGTAGAGTCACAAATGAATTTGGATAAAGAGTCAGCACAAAGGAAACGCCTTTTACAGTTGTAG